TGGAGGATGTCAGGGAAGTAAGCCTCGGCCTGGGCGCTCATGATTGCAAGATACGGCTGTTGGGCGTAGTCGCCCCAGAGCACAGCATTGTGGAGAACAGTCGACGAGAACCGCTTCCAGCGGTGTCCAAGGTCTTCGAGTCCTTCAACAGGGTGCCAAAGTTCCAGAATcgccgtcatcatcctcgtcgacaCTGTCACTATCACTGTCTCAGTCGTTTTTCTGGAGAGACTCGGTCTCACTTGTCTCGCTGGCCTCAATATCAGACGGGGCGTCATCCATCGcgaggttgttgatatcaTTGAGCCAAAAGCCAGGCTCATGGGGGAGCTTGTCTTTATCGCAGACTTTGAAGGTCACACCAAGGTACTTGGTCGAGTTGCAGCGGAAAGCTGGACTGTAGACAACCTGATACGGATTCTCAGATTGCGCGCAGAGCATCATCTCGAGGTGACTCAGAATCACTTAATCAGGTTCGAGGTAAGGTTGTTTATTCTTGATTCAGCTCTTGCAGAGACTTTTGAAGTCGGGCATTTTAGAGAGACTTTTGACATCGGCGACCTCGAGTGTaaggagcttcttgaggatggCCTCCTCGTCGTTGCCAGGGGATCCATCCTGTGGCTTGTACACCTCGGCCTTCAGGAGTTTGTACTTCATTCCGAACTTGTTCTCTCTGTGAGTGACGGATTcaagagaagatggagatagTAATACTTACTGTTTGTTCACTGAGAGGTTGATGCTGTTGGGTGTATGCGTTGGGTGTTAGTAATAGAAACTACTGCGATAATAATGTTCAATAATGTTGCGGATGTGGAAGTTTCTTGGGTAAAGATGCGTGGGAGAGAGAAAGATTTAAGGGGAGAGAAACATTTAATGGGAGAGAGAAATAACTAAGGTAGAAGTCAGAATGCGTAGCGTAAGGTAATGTGTACACCTTGGGTCGCTGATTCACTGTCATTTCACTGCCACTGGCCAGCATTCTTTACCACTATCTAAGGTATTTATTCAAATTTATTCGCTTCCTTTTGGCTTATTTTCCAGTTGTCTTAGTTGCCTTAGGGAGCTGTTTATCCACTTAGAGCCTCCCATTTGAtattctttctctccttcatccAGCacacatcatcgtcaacctccGCAGACTTTGAACCTCAGCGAGCGATTATCTTTACGACCGAACGCTtctttctgtctctgtcGTCTCATCTGTGTTTTATTTCCCTGAAACCGATCTTACGATGAGAGTATCAACGAAAGGGAGAACTTTCTGCACCTTTTGCCGGCAAGACCCATGGCAAACACGCTCGAAAGACAGGATCTCAAGAAGAACCTCGCCCAAGTGAACTCCTCCCTTAGATAATTTATGGGAATGAATTCTTCCAGACCTTTTGCCTGTGTGGCACCATGTCCCATGTCCCATGTCTCATGTCGCCGAGAGACTCGGGAAGCTCTTTGATCAACAGGAACATCCTCGTGTGTTTCTCCCCAGGTCAGCGATTAAGTATGCTTAAAAGTCAAACTTCAGCAACATTAAAATCTTCTAACGCTCGCAGGCTCCTTGAAATTCAAGTTGAAGCTGTACCAGTCCTTGACCTCCGAACTGCTCGCGACCATCGGCAGGGCTTCGATGACGTCCGCTAACTCCCACGAATCGCACAAGCCATCAAAGAACTCACAGGGCTCGTTGGGATATCTATCGAGTTCAAGGCCAATGGCAATTCCCGATCGAAGTACGCAGACCTGGCTCAGTTGTTGAGGCAGACTTGGTAGAGATAAACCTCCGCGGCGTCCGCCTCATTGGTGGTGGCCACGATTTGGGCGCAAGGGGCTTCTATTAACCCTCATGAAGATGTGTGGTCCCTCGCAAGCTCGATGTGTCGACTTCGATCACTACCCTGGCATCGTCAACTTCTTGGCCTCTCTTTCTGAAACTCGGAGCCAGATACCAGCTTTATACGCTGGTAATAAAGGGCGAAGTTTCATTAACGGGCATCTCATACCTAGAATCGAGGTGTCCGACAGCTGTCGTTatgtcttctgcttcttgcaGAAGTTGGTTCTTGTCAACAGAATCAAGCATAACAGCGTTGTCCAGAATGGAGTACTCAGCGACCAAGGTGGGCTATATCATCTTGTAGGTAACCCAAACCCCTGGATGGATCCTTTGAAAGTCAAGATCGATACTCATAACTGAAACTTTGCAGGATAATGCTATACTCACTCTTGCGCGGATGGAGGAATCTGACCTGCGCCATCTCCGATGCTTTGCATTCTCTATCTGGTCGGGATCTGGTCGCACCGTTATCTATCGAGACGAAGAGTACGAGAACATCAACGACATCTTCCTTAACGACTACGGGGCTTCGCAGATCAATTTCATCAAGTCTCTGGTCGTCGACATGATGGACCATCTTCCCCAGCTCGATGAGACGTGTATTCTTCTCACCAGGCAGCACTTATATCAAGGAAACGAGTGCTGGGAGACGGTTACATCAACAGGGAGGATCTGCAGTATCTAGGATCCCCCCTGTATATTCCCATTGTCCCTTGAGCACCAACTTATGCTCCCGCGAGGAGACCAACGTCAGCTTCGGCTCAACGTCGATGAGGGGTATTGAGGTCATTCCGAATATAAAATTAGTGCAATATTACTCTCTTGCTTGAAGTTGAGCTGTTTCAATTGCTATAATTTGCCTCATTTGTCATCTCGTAGGCCGCTTTTATCTTGAACATTGATACGGCAAGATGTGGAGGAGAGTTCAAGACTTTCTTTTTGAGGGCTAGAAAGTAAAAGACTACAGTGATAAGTTTATGATaacttaggtaaatttaggataactTGGCTAATCTTAGGATAACTGaggtaagtttaggataaacTTAGGGTTTCCATTACTGAGATCTCTGCCTCACAGTGGGATGCCATGTATGGAGCGCTGTACCGTTTCAATTAATCTGACGTGTATCAAGTCCTTGAGAACACCCATGAACTACTTGGGAACCCTGACTTCCGATAATTCTGCGTTCGCATGTTTGAAGGAATCGATGGTCATTCTTTCAACGAGAACTACGGCTGGACTCCTGTTTTCCATCACGGCTCCAGGAAGCCAAGTTGCCAGTTGAAACCTCTGCCAGCCACAGGTGAGTTCATAGAGAAAACCATCTCTGTGGCGGGCATCGAGCCTGGGATAAGATGAAGCCTGTATTATTTAGGAATTGTGGTGGCCGCCCAACTGAAAATGAAGAAGGGCGTAATGGTGACTACCATGTATCTTGAGGAAACAAGGCTTGCATGTGTCACCTTCTTGAGACGGGAAACTATAGTGGCCAAATGTATGCGAGATATCATGAGCAGGAAGCGCTTCGTGTCCGCGAATAACCCTATTCATGGAATAGCTCTTGCCTTCGCCTGTCAGTTGATTCGACAGACCCTTCTTGGTGAACTCCAGGTTGACAAGAATGATCATGGTCTCTGATCAGATAACCTGATGTCCTTATGGCTTCTTCATTATGGTCTGAAGTTGCATGGAGTCCACGTTGTCATCATCCGTTTGTGTCGGGGCTGATTCTGGTCGTACCATTACAACGGGATGCAAATCAGTGGCAGATGTTTCCACTACCACCGCATAGACATTCTCATTCCCGTCGTTGTCTGTCGATGGTCTTAATAACTTCTCAGCCGCTGTGTTCCTCAAGGCATATTTAGTCACGCAGCCTGTTGCAATAGAAGCTCTTGGCAGTACTTGAAAGATCACGATAGGCGCCGCTGATTTCCTCAATCCATCGACAAAATCCTCGGCTTGGCTGTCGTTGGGAACTTGGAATTGTTGAGGGCGCCGGAGGGCTTCTGCCTGTTCCCCAGTGAAGTGAACGCTGATCCCCTTTACTTCGTAGTCTCGATATTGACTCAATTTGTATACCGACGTCGAGGAGGAAATGGAGTCATCCTGCTCTGTCTATGAACTCTGCGGTGAACGTGGCGGCGCTTCCATTGACCATCGCTCTTCGAACATCATGTCGAATAAGGAGTATTCCCGGCCTGGCGAGGGGCCAGCCTCAATTGTCTCACGGTATCTGCCATCCGGCCCCCGTAGTCGGATGATATGCTTCGTCATGTTGTCGGGAAGGGAGATCTCTCCGCTTCCAGAGGAAGGAATAGACTGAGTGTTTGATTCGATGTGTTGTGCTCTACAAGGCTCAAGCGAAAGGTACTGTGGATACTTCTGAAGATAAGCAGTCAGGACGTCGCTGTAGGCTGTATACCAGATGTGAGTGTTTATTCCCAGCTCTGGGATTGGAAAGCAATCGACGCCTCCTGTGACCTATCGCGGAGAGGAAGGCAGGGAAGTTATGCTTGAATCTGTTGAATCCGCCCCAGGAGACTGGCCTCGCTTGGCCTCCTCGAGTTCCGCGCGCAGTGCCAAAGGGTTGGTGTCGGGTAGAGCCTCGTTAGCCCACGGCTGAGTTGTAAATATTAGTGAATCCGCGAGGCGATGAGGATTCTGGTCACGCTCTGAGAGGAGCGTTTGATCTATGTCCCCCTGTGCCTCGTCTTCGCCGCTGAGCACATCGATTGCTACGCCGACTCCGTGGTCTTGTTCGACTGGTATTGGCCGTGCTGTAGTGGGAGGTATTTGATAAACCGCTCCCCAACCAGCTAGAGGAACCCACAAGAGGCCTTGGTGTGTTTCAACTGCTTGCCACTCGACGCTGTATGCAGTCGCTTCAACGAGGGCCGGAACACGAACCCACTGGCGCCCGTTAGGGCGATGGACTCTGTATTCTATGTGCGCTCCAGACTCGGTGTGTACCGGGCGACTAAGTGCAGTGCGTGTAGTGATAAGGGTTTTTGGTATGCTCAGGTGTAGATACACACCATAGATAATTGCGCTGGAGGAAGACAAGTCAGCGACCGAACTGAAGATGCAAGGATAAGCAATTACCATTGTATGAAGATCCGCTTGTAGTAGCCATACACGTAAACGTAGTCAATATACTTTAAGCAAGGAATGTTGAGTATGCGAGAATCTGGGCCAAGCTGTGAATATGATGACTCAAGGCTTAGGATAACGTTgaataagtttaggataacttAGGGGAATTTAGGGTAATActccctaagcttaggataaaCTTAGGCAGGCTTATGATGGCTTTACCTAATCATTATCTTCTCCTGGCCGAGAGTCTACACCTATGACGCCAGGTTTGAAGGATAGAGAAGATAAATCCTATCTGCGGATGAGATAGCGAATATGTCGTCGATCCCAAGGCATCTTCCTGATTCGACACAGGCGAAGTGTTGTCATCTTCCCCATAAGTATAGAGAATAAtgcctcaagatccttgcTTTTGCCCTTCATTTCCTTTCCAGATTGCTCAACGCTGTTGAGACTTTCACGAGTCCAGAGCCAGGAGGGACCCGGAAGACTGATGAATTCTCCATCACCCAATTTGTCGAATGCTGTGGCCTCTTTGGAACCAAATTGAGTGCTGCCCCCTAAGCATATCTCATGAACCATTGTGGCCGAACTTGGTGCCCAGTTCACCGGTTGCCATCTGCTGCGTCGACGGCCATCGGGCCATAGTCGAACCCCGTGTTTAGGAGACCATTTCCGATGAAACAAAGTCGCGTTGCTATGATTGTCAATATTGAGCCCCATTTATTTAAAGTGATTGACATACCGAGATGTCTATTTCTGGTACAGGCTCTCGAGTCCCTGGATCTTTAAGTCCTTTGGGCTGTTGTAgttcattttcttcttcgtgcCAAGGACACCACGAGATGCATTCTGCATACTGTGGATTGATGAGGCGCAAATGAACATGTTGTCATCTCTCGAATGGGGAAGAGGTTGGATCCTTCAAGTGATAGAGACTGGTTGTATCTAGTAGTTATCAGCACGTGTATCGCCTTGATGGCACTCATCATTGCGAGCGCCAAAGTGGAGGACAGTATGGAAAGGGCGCGGTGTTAAGTTGAAGTAGGCTCACCTGTGAGCGGACAAGTATCTCGccaacttcctcatccttaGGAGGCACATGCTGTGCTTGTCGCAGTTCCCGACGGTATGTCGAATGGCTAAGCATTTGTAGAAGAGGCTTTCAAGTTGTGATGTCAAGTGCTGGCGTACGTGTTGGAGTGAAGTGGCCGCCGGCGCATACGCAAAATggtcttccatcttctcataTTTTGACCTAATATCTTgccattcatcatcagcctccaAACCCGAATCTCTGTCGTTGGTGGAGGATATGTTGAGCCCGAAGTTGCCTCCTTCTCCCGTTACTCCATCACCCTGTTGGTCTGGGTGTCTCCCTCATCGTGACTGAGACAGATTAGGTAGACGTCAAGCAGCGATGTGATCGCAAACACTCACTAATTATGGCCAACTTTTTCCATGTGCCGGCGGTGATCGTTCAGCATCTTATCCTTCTCCGATTGGTGAGCATTCTGATATGCCTCGGTTGTCTGCAGCTTGTCAAAATCCCTCTGTTGATGAGATATGGATTTGCGATAGGCATCCACGTTTCTGTTCCTCATTGCCCTTTCCTCCGATAGCTTGGTGTGATACCTCCTCGCCTTCTTCGCACTCATTGTGTCAGAAAGCTGTTCCTGGGCTTTCCGCTTTCCCACACCTGAGCCAGGTGGGCGACCTTAAATATGTTAATTTAAAAGAACAGACTGCATCGCGTGTTTCCTACCTCGCTTGCGTGGCGTCATCATTCCGAGTGCCCAAGGTGGTGCAATGAGAGCATATTGgtgatggaggagaagagtttTGAGGTTGTCACCGGCATCTGTTTCTCAGTTATCAACACTGTTTCCTCATAGTAGGAGTGTGGAATTGCTTACATGGGAGGGTACAAAGAAAGCCAGAGCATTGCAAGAGCTTTAGCTCCCTTCTCTCCTTTTTCAAAGTCCGGGGCTCTGGAAAGATGCGGAGGTCAGGTGTGCTGTTACGGCACAGCGTCAAAGGGGCACTGGGACAACCTTTGCTGCGGTTGTCGGATGCCCTTTTGGACTTTAACAATGTATGATCTTGAAGTCTTCGCACAATATCCTTGAAAGTTTCGGTATCAGAGAGGCATCCTTTGGCAGCTGCCAACAGCTGCCACGATCTTGTTGCTTCGCATGGGCGGCAGccaatatatataaagtcgAGGTAGGTCTGCATCGTATTTGGTTTTCTAAACCATTGAGCCTGGTGCAGGCATTCATCGTGTTTTCGTCGGGTCGAGT
The window above is part of the Fusarium musae strain F31 chromosome 6, whole genome shotgun sequence genome. Proteins encoded here:
- a CDS encoding hypothetical protein (EggNog:ENOG41); translated protein: MKYKLLKAEVYKPQDGSPGNDEEAILKKLLTLEVADVKSLSKMPDFKMILSHLEMMLCAQSENPYQVVYSPAFRCNSTKYLGVTFKVCDKDKLPHEPGFWLNDINNLAMDDAPSDIEASETSETESLQKND